A genomic window from Lotus japonicus ecotype B-129 chromosome 1, LjGifu_v1.2 includes:
- the LOC130733234 gene encoding uncharacterized protein LOC130733234 yields the protein MANQLVLLEAHLDGKTSAPRSLVTLNWRDLISSSSTWEDTNYKRTAIASLIQAVYLLEQDRQENRTQENAQAPNFWIPFKYKLTQTLIDERDGSIFGAIFEWDRSAADLSPFRPSGAPRAVLALRGTLLRSPTMRRDIEDDLCFVAWKSLKGSARFNATMDVLKSICSTHGSSNVCIAGHSLGAGFGLQVGQELAKERINVEAHLFNPPAVSLAVRLENIGEMAEYVWNIVKSMLPSGSEAQASNDDKTLCMKLTRLIARLSGLMDECFRTSKCKWVPHLYVNTNDWISFFYIHTDGGTREKITEMRNRGPTDEQNAAKLFVVHKENQKFLEAHGLKQWWSSDAELQQDIRSCKVMSRQLRSLNTGTLSQVILFYYPHSISLAMSVINIRQMTGFVWNVLQSVPPYSISLAMSVINVRQMIDFVWNVLRSVPHLTISAKAHLSCMNDAVYWVCKWVPYLHAGKNDRTGDTMKKFFVVSKEQQKFLAAHGLEQWWPSEKELLAIHNSQLISRQVSSLYTTSWEVMEILNPSSGALSMSFSNIGEREEFVWKWNSLKSMLHSSSEAQVRNDGDNAFGVGFKGWMPQLSSMKDAAYWVYKRVPYLCVSKNGGVGEKMLEKENTGPPNGLITAKLFVVSKEKQKFLAAHGLEQWWPSVHNNQLISRIFRSVYPTTAWEITQLLNPSSVSLAMSLSSIREREEFVCKWNSLLFVPHLSGKAQVIDDGGITSGVGLRGWIPQLSGLKDAAYWVCKWVPNPFVRKNDGAGETMIEKENIGPTNGEITANFFVVSKEQQKFLAAHGLKQWWPSDAELQQAIHNRKIMSRQFKSSYIITPWEVTEVLNPSSGALSMSFSKIGEREEFVWKWNSLRSMLPSSLEAHVSSVGDQTSGLSMKSFMHSFSGLKDAGFAAGKWVPHMYSNCSDYMSWQFGSMYSLTPSQISQLFNLPHVLPSMSLGSTVEKAKFVCNNRLASMCSPSSEAQARNDSDNTSGVSLKSWMPHFSGLKDAFFGMGKFVPYMYANKSDGRGENMDP from the exons ATGGCAAACCAACTTGTTCTCCTTGAAGCTCACTTAGATGGCAAAACATCTGCCCCTCGCAGCTTGGTCACCCTTAATTGGAGGGACCTTATCAGTTCTAGTTCTACCTG GGAGGATACAAATTATAAACGAACCGCCATTGCAAGCCTTATACAGGCAGTTTACTTGCTTGAACAAGATAGACAGGAGAACAGAACACAAGAAAATGCTCAAGCTCCAAATTTTTGGATTCCCTTTAAGTACAAGCTCACACAAACGTTGATTGATGAAAGAGATGGATCCATTTTCGGTGCAATATTCGAGTGGGATCGATCTGCAGCTGACTTAAGTCCATTTAGACCAAGTGGTGCCCCCAGAGCCGTTTTAGCACTCAGAGGAACATTACTTAGAAGCCCTACAATGCGAAGAGATATTGAAGATGACCTCTGTTTCGTTGCGTGGAAAAGCTTGAAAGGGTCTGCTAGGTTTAATGCAACTATGGATGTCCTAAAATCAATTTGTAGTACACATGGAAGCAGTAATGTGTGCATTGCAGGGCATTCCTTGGGGGCCGGATTCGGTCTTCAAGTGGGACAGGAGCTAGCAAAAGAAAGGATCAATGTGGAGGCACATTTGTTTAATCCACCTGCTGTTTCACTGGCTGTGAGACTTGAAAATATTGGAGAAATGGCAGAATATGTCTGGAATATAGTTAAATCTATGCTTCCTTCAGGTAGTGAGGCTCAAGCCAGCAATGATGACAAAACACTCTGTATGAAGTTGACGAGATTGATAGCTAGATTATCAGGCTTGATGGATGAATGTTTTCGAACGAGCAAATGCAAATGGGTTCCTCATCTGTATGTTAACACCAATGATTGGATCAGTTTCTTTTATATTCATACTGATGGTGGAACAAGAGAGAAGATCACTGAGATGAGGAATAGGGGTCCTACAGATGAGCAAAATGCAGCGAAATTGTTTGTTGTCCACAAGGAAAACCAGAAATTTCTTGAGGCTCATGGCCTCAAACAATGGTGGTCAAGTGATGCAGAACTTCAGCAGGATATCCGTAGTTGCAAAGTTATGAGCAGGCAACTCAGATCTTTGAACACTGGCACACTTTCTCAAGTGATACTCTTCTATTATCCACATTCTATTTCATTAGCCATGAGTGTCATAAATATAAGACAAATGACAGGTTttgtctggaatgtacttcaaTCCGTGCCTCCATATTCTATTTCATTAGCCATGAGTGTCATAAATGTTAGACAAATGATAGATTTTGTCTGGAACGTACTTAGATCAGTGCCTCATTTAACTATAAGTGCAAAAGCTCACTTATCTTGCATGAATGATGCTGTTTATTGGGTATGCAAATGGGTCCCTTATCTGCATGCTGGCAAGAATGATCGCACTGGAGATACGATGAAAAAGTTCTTTGTTGTCTCCAAGGAACAACAGAAGTTTCTTGCAGCTCATGGCCTAGAACAATGGTGGCCAAGTGAAAAGGAACTTCTAGCTATCCATAATAGCCAACTCATAAGCAGGCAAGTTAGTTCCTTATACACCACATCTTGGGAAGTCATGGAAATACTAAATCCATCTTCTGGTGCACTTTCCATGAGTTTCAGTAATATTGGAGAAAGGGAAGAATTTGTGTGGAAATGGAATAGTCTTAAATCGATGCTTCATTCAAGCTCTGAAGCTCAGGTTAGAAATGATGGAGACAATGCTTTTGGTGTAGGTTTCAAGGGTTGGATGCCACAGTTATCTAGCATGAAGGATGCTGCTTATTGGGTTTACAAAAGGGTTCCTTATCTGTGTGTTAGCAAAAATGGTGGTGTGGGAGAGAAGATGCTTGAGAAGGAGAATACGGGGCCCCCAAATGGGCTAATTACTGCGAAACTGTTTGTTGTCTCCAAGGAAAAGCAGAAATTTCTTGCAGCTCATGGCTTGGAACAATGGTGGCCAAGTGTCCATAATAACCAACTCATAAGCAGGATATTTAGATCAGTATATCCCACTACAGCTTGGGAAATAACACAATTACTGAATCCATCTTCTGTTTCACTTGCCATGAGTCTCAGTAGCATTCGAGAAAGGGAGGAATTTGTCTGCAAATGGAACAGTCTTTTATTTGTGCCTCATTTAAGTGGGAAAGCTCAAGTCATCGATGATGGAGGCATTACTTCAGGTGTAGGTTTGAGGGGTTGGATACCTCAGTTATCTGGTTTGAAGGATGCTGCTTATTGGGTCTGCAAATGGGTTCCTAACCCTTTTGTCCGCAAGAATGATGGCGCAGGAGAGACGATGATTGAGAAGGAGAATATAGGTCCTACAAATGGGGAAATTACTGCAAATTTTTTTGTTGTCTCCAAGGAACAACAGAAATTTCTTGCAGCTCATGGCCTGAAGCAATGGTGGCCAAGTGATGCAGAACTTCAGCAAGCTATCCATAATAGAAAAATCATGAGCAGGCAATTTAAATCTTCATACATTATTACACCTTGGGAAGTCACAGAGGTACTAAATCCATCTTCTGGTGCACTTTCCATGAGTTTCAGTAAGATTGGAGAAAGGGAAGAATTTGTCTGGAAATGGAATAGTCTTAGATCGATGCTTCCTTCAAGTCTCGAAGCTCACGTGAGCAGTGTTGGAGATCAGACGTCAGGTTTATCAATGAAAAGTTTCATGCATTCATTCTCAGGCTTGAAGGATGCTGGTTTTGCAGCAGGCAAGTGGGTTCCTCATATGTATAGCAACTGCAGTGACTATATGAGCTGGCAATTTGGATCCATGTACTCTCTTACACCTTCACAAATATCACAATTATTTAATCTACCTCATGTTTTACCATCCATGAGTCTCGGAAGTACTGTAGAAAAGGCAAAGTTTGTGTGTAATAATAGACTTGCATCTATGTGTTCTCCAAGCAGCGAAGCTCAAGCCAGAAATGATTCAGACAACACTTCTGGTGTAAGTTTGAAGAGTTGGATGCCTCATTTCTCAGGCTTGAAAGATGCTTTTTTTGGGATGGGAAAATTTGTTCCTTATATGTATGCTAACAAGAGCGATGGCAGAGGAGAGAATATGGATCCTTAA
- the LOC130733233 gene encoding uncharacterized protein LOC130733233 — protein MTSEIEIQDPTGTVGASIHHKVFTESVFAKDITVGSVLLLQKVAVFSPRKSNCYLNITLSNVVKVFSKDSAPPPGSFTNITED, from the exons ATGACATCTGAGATTGAGATTCAGGACCCTACGGGCACTGTTGGCGCTAGTATCCATCACAAGGTCTTCACTGAAAGCGTATTTGCGAAagacataactgttggatctgttctgcTTCTCCAAAAG GTCGCTGTGTTCTCTCCTAGAAAGTCTAATTGTTATCTGAATATAACCTTGTCCAATGTAGTCAAG GTATTTTCAAAGGACAGTGCACCTCCACCTGGAAGCTTCACAAACATAACAGAAGATTAA